The Microlunatus antarcticus genome window below encodes:
- a CDS encoding SRPBCC family protein codes for MTSRGTSVAAALAVGGAVVALVRQLQRRVAAGASKDAEARSRWRAVTINRSPGDVLVEDHLPGPLAELGDLVEVEVRPAPGGKGSELRARLQTPEPSGAASAAARISGHDPRQRVRAALREAKQLIEVGEVLRVDPAPHGRRTSTPGGALVDLATDRASGEGVL; via the coding sequence ATGACTTCCCGCGGGACCAGCGTGGCGGCGGCGCTGGCCGTGGGGGGTGCCGTTGTCGCGCTGGTCCGACAGCTGCAGCGACGCGTGGCAGCAGGAGCGAGCAAGGACGCCGAGGCGCGGTCGCGCTGGCGGGCCGTCACCATCAACCGCAGCCCCGGCGACGTCCTCGTCGAAGACCACCTGCCCGGCCCATTGGCCGAGCTCGGCGACCTCGTCGAGGTCGAGGTCCGTCCCGCCCCGGGCGGCAAGGGCAGCGAGCTTCGCGCCCGACTTCAAACCCCCGAACCGAGCGGGGCCGCATCAGCGGCTGCCCGCATCTCGGGCCACGACCCGCGGCAACGAGTTCGGGCCGCGCTGCGCGAGGCCAAGCAGCTGATCGAGGTCGGTGAGGTGCTGCGCGTCGACCCGGCGCCCCACGGCCGCCGGACGTCCACACCGGGCGGCGCGCTGGTGGACCTGGCAACCGACCGCGCCTCCGGGGAAGGAGTGCTGTGA
- a CDS encoding putative quinol monooxygenase translates to MSTPASLPYAFVAKIVAADGQHDALADLLAGAVALANEEVGTIVWFAARTHADTFWIFDAFPDEAARDAHANGAIVAALMANQHLLGAAPEILAADVLASKLP, encoded by the coding sequence ATGTCCACACCCGCATCACTTCCGTATGCCTTCGTCGCCAAGATCGTCGCGGCCGATGGACAGCACGACGCGCTCGCCGATCTGCTCGCCGGCGCTGTCGCACTCGCCAACGAAGAAGTGGGAACGATTGTCTGGTTCGCGGCTAGAACCCACGCCGACACCTTTTGGATCTTCGATGCATTCCCCGACGAGGCCGCTCGCGACGCCCACGCCAACGGCGCCATCGTCGCAGCCCTGATGGCCAACCAGCACCTCCTCGGCGCAGCACCCGAGATCCTGGCGGCCGACGTCCTCGCGTCCAAGCTCCCGTAG
- a CDS encoding GlxA family transcriptional regulator, protein MRIGLIAIDGCFGSAVASVIDIVRVADGARGDIDPRIDPIELAILGPKRRVTTTASMTLSVDHPLSESGEFDVVVVPALGTLTAAATNDALQSRDARSVIASLGRLDDATTRIAAACTGVFAVAETGRMHHRRATTSWFLGPEFLKRYPTVALDLDTMVVVDGNLVTAGAAFAHIDLALSLVRSISPDLAQHVAKLLIIDERPSQAAFVAYEHLRHEDPIVVEFERFVRARLDEPFNVAFVAQSLGTSRRTLERRVRAALNITPLGFVQRLRIERARHLSATTDLTSAEIALRVGYANAETLRSLLRRERRRS, encoded by the coding sequence ATGCGTATCGGACTGATCGCGATCGACGGCTGCTTCGGTTCGGCTGTCGCGTCGGTCATCGACATCGTGCGGGTGGCCGACGGAGCCCGCGGCGATATCGACCCGCGGATCGACCCGATCGAACTCGCCATCCTCGGACCGAAACGGCGAGTGACCACGACGGCATCGATGACCCTGTCGGTTGACCACCCGCTGTCGGAGTCCGGAGAGTTCGACGTGGTCGTCGTCCCTGCGCTTGGAACCCTCACGGCCGCCGCTACCAACGACGCCCTCCAGAGCCGAGATGCTCGTTCGGTCATCGCCTCGCTCGGGCGCCTCGACGACGCGACCACCCGGATCGCCGCGGCGTGCACCGGCGTGTTCGCCGTCGCCGAGACCGGACGGATGCATCATCGGCGGGCGACGACCAGCTGGTTCCTGGGGCCGGAGTTCCTGAAGCGCTATCCAACCGTCGCCCTCGATCTCGACACCATGGTCGTCGTGGACGGGAACCTCGTCACCGCCGGCGCCGCGTTCGCCCACATCGACCTCGCGCTCTCACTCGTGCGATCGATCAGCCCCGACCTGGCCCAACATGTCGCCAAGCTCCTCATCATCGACGAGCGTCCGTCGCAGGCGGCCTTCGTCGCCTACGAACATCTCCGGCATGAGGACCCGATCGTCGTCGAGTTCGAACGCTTCGTGCGCGCCCGCCTGGACGAACCGTTCAACGTCGCCTTCGTCGCGCAGTCGCTCGGCACCAGCCGGCGCACCCTCGAACGACGAGTCCGTGCGGCGCTCAACATCACTCCGCTCGGCTTCGTCCAACGGCTTCGCATCGAACGAGCTCGGCACCTCTCAGCAACCACGGACCTCACCTCCGCCGAGATCGCGCTACGGGTCGGCTACGCGAACGCCGAGACTCTGCGCTCCCTCCTGCGCAGGGAGCGACGCCGTTCCTGA
- a CDS encoding ISL3-like element ISPfr2 family transposase, which yields MSDATPPAGFGRPDLTAFARLDGLGLSVTGQRLEPDRAVLACRVVEPDQWCRRCGSEGAARDTVIRRLAHEPLGWRPTVLEVVVRRYRCADCGHVWRQDTSAAAEPRAKLSRTGLRWALEGIVVAHLTVARVAEGLGVAWDTANNAVLAEGKRLLINDPTRFEGVKVIGVDEHVWRHTRRGDKYVTVIIDLTPVRDGAGPARLLDMVEGRSKAAFKTWLADRDDAFRDAVEVVAMDGFTGFKTAAAEEIPDAVTVMDPFHVVRLAGDALDRCRRRVQLAIHGHRGFRDDPLYKSRRTLHTGADLLTDKLRALFVDDAHVEVEATWGVYQRMIAAYRHEDRQRGRELMEKLITDLSAGVPKVLTELTTLGRTLKKRAADVLAYFERPGTSNGPTEALNGRLEHLRGSALGFRNLTNYIARSLLETGGFRPQLLHPRLG from the coding sequence GTGTCCGACGCTACCCCGCCGGCCGGCTTCGGCCGCCCTGACCTGACCGCCTTCGCTCGACTCGACGGCCTCGGTCTGAGCGTGACCGGGCAACGACTTGAACCGGATCGTGCGGTCCTCGCGTGCCGCGTGGTGGAACCAGATCAGTGGTGCCGACGGTGCGGCAGCGAAGGCGCTGCTCGTGACACCGTGATCCGGCGGTTGGCCCACGAGCCGCTGGGCTGGCGACCCACCGTGCTGGAAGTTGTAGTGCGCCGCTACCGCTGTGCCGACTGCGGACACGTGTGGCGCCAAGACACCAGCGCCGCGGCGGAGCCACGCGCGAAGCTCTCGCGCACCGGGCTGCGGTGGGCGCTGGAAGGGATCGTGGTCGCACACCTCACCGTCGCCCGTGTCGCCGAGGGACTCGGGGTCGCGTGGGACACCGCCAACAACGCGGTCCTGGCCGAAGGCAAGCGGCTGCTGATCAACGACCCCACGCGGTTCGAGGGCGTGAAGGTCATTGGCGTCGATGAGCACGTCTGGCGCCACACCAGGCGTGGCGACAAGTACGTCACCGTGATCATCGACCTCACCCCGGTCCGCGATGGCGCCGGCCCAGCAAGGCTGCTGGACATGGTCGAGGGCCGGTCGAAGGCGGCGTTCAAGACCTGGCTCGCCGACCGCGACGACGCCTTCCGTGACGCGGTCGAGGTGGTCGCGATGGACGGCTTCACCGGGTTCAAGACCGCCGCTGCAGAGGAGATCCCGGACGCGGTCACGGTGATGGATCCCTTCCACGTCGTGCGCTTGGCCGGTGACGCCCTCGACAGGTGCCGGCGCCGGGTCCAACTCGCGATCCACGGGCACCGTGGGTTCAGGGACGACCCGCTCTACAAGTCGCGGCGCACGCTGCACACCGGCGCGGACCTGCTCACCGACAAGCTACGCGCGCTGTTCGTTGATGACGCTCACGTCGAGGTCGAGGCGACCTGGGGTGTCTACCAGCGCATGATCGCCGCCTATCGCCACGAGGACCGGCAACGTGGCCGCGAGCTCATGGAGAAGCTGATCACCGACCTCAGCGCCGGCGTCCCCAAGGTGCTCACCGAGCTCACCACCCTGGGCCGGACCCTGAAGAAGCGAGCCGCTGACGTGCTCGCCTACTTCGAACGACCCGGCACCAGCAACGGGCCGACCGAGGCGCTCAACGGACGGCTCGAACACCTGCGCGGCTCCGCACTCGGGTTCCGCAACCTGACCAACTACATCGCCCGAAGCCTGCTCGAGACCGGCGGCTTCAGACCCCAACTTCTACACCCCCGATTGGGATGA
- a CDS encoding putative quinol monooxygenase, whose amino-acid sequence MPGKETELADFLGQARSIVMEEPGTIAWFAIQFGPSTFGVYDVFPDDEARDAHLAGGVGQALGSNTGVLFSEPVIEKIDILADKIPA is encoded by the coding sequence TTGCCAGGCAAGGAGACGGAACTAGCAGACTTCCTCGGCCAAGCTCGATCCATTGTGATGGAGGAGCCGGGCACGATCGCCTGGTTTGCCATCCAATTCGGGCCGTCCACGTTCGGCGTGTACGACGTGTTCCCCGATGACGAGGCACGAGACGCCCATCTGGCGGGCGGCGTGGGCCAGGCGCTCGGATCTAACACCGGCGTACTTTTCTCCGAACCAGTGATCGAAAAGATTGACATCCTCGCTGACAAAATCCCGGCCTAG
- a CDS encoding aldo/keto reductase, whose protein sequence is MLACSPIEQGRILDYATLGDVATRHGISLVAAALAWVLRRDFLCIVPEASSPEHVQDDATALEVELTDEDLNALDRTFRPPTEP, encoded by the coding sequence GTGCTGGCGTGCTCGCCGATCGAGCAGGGCCGCATCCTCGACTACGCGACATTGGGCGACGTCGCGACCAGGCACGGCATCAGCCTCGTAGCGGCCGCTCTGGCATGGGTGCTGCGTCGCGACTTTCTATGCATTGTCCCCGAGGCGAGCAGCCCGGAGCACGTGCAAGACGACGCCACGGCACTGGAAGTGGAGCTGACCGACGAGGACCTGAATGCTCTCGACCGTACGTTCCGGCCGCCAACTGAACCGTGA
- a CDS encoding type 1 glutamine amidotransferase domain-containing protein — translation MAGELNGKRVAILAADGVERVELEQPRQALDQAGARTELLSLHDGQIAARNNDLDDAGTFDVDALVRSAAVEDYDALLLPGGTVNPDKLRIDQAAVSFVRDFMESGKPVASICHGPWTLLEAGVVSGRTLTSFPSIRTDLRNAGATVVDQEIAIDGNLVTSRSPDDLPAFCEAIVKTFGGAGVAAEGAR, via the coding sequence ATGGCAGGCGAACTGAACGGCAAGCGGGTGGCGATCCTCGCCGCCGACGGCGTGGAACGGGTCGAGCTGGAGCAGCCCCGCCAGGCGCTGGACCAGGCGGGGGCGCGCACCGAGCTGCTGTCCCTGCACGACGGGCAGATCGCGGCACGTAACAACGACCTCGACGACGCCGGCACCTTCGACGTCGACGCGCTCGTGCGGTCCGCGGCGGTCGAGGACTACGACGCGTTGCTACTGCCTGGAGGCACGGTCAACCCCGACAAGCTGCGCATCGACCAGGCCGCGGTCAGCTTCGTCCGGGACTTCATGGAGAGCGGGAAGCCGGTCGCGTCGATCTGCCACGGGCCGTGGACGCTGCTCGAGGCCGGCGTCGTGTCCGGTCGGACCCTGACCTCGTTCCCCAGCATCCGCACCGACCTGCGCAACGCCGGCGCCACCGTGGTCGACCAGGAGATCGCCATCGACGGCAACCTCGTCACCAGCAGGTCCCCCGACGACCTGCCCGCGTTCTGCGAGGCGATCGTGAAGACGTTCGGCGGCGCCGGCGTCGCCGCTGAGGGTGCCCGATGA
- a CDS encoding DUF4238 domain-containing protein, producing the protein MPKTLLRGFVDTRSRLALRRRDGTESLISVNNASVRTNFYSYTGAAGALVDDIEDWLSSDIEGPVAPVLIRARRGDPLNAPDNTALARFAASGLLRTATTRARLEQVGEHIGPVLVLHEHLVNRKIDPTTLSPDALNAAQVAATAVWERLGKPDEPAQANLRIFLREFDRLSERLNDWTWSVRTAPRACLITADAPVAVLPSADLGWQGILPPGSPVFIPISSRQLLIGEPRRPLAGGDQLLPELASVVNARLAFEAYDALFASPSAPWPDVPPLSPTRPTMPTPTVTWSRSDGSADTTTSPSYPEINDPAIRRLIDDLGGSDDLGS; encoded by the coding sequence GTGCCGAAGACGTTGCTGCGCGGCTTCGTCGACACGAGGAGCAGGCTGGCGCTCCGACGCCGGGACGGGACGGAGTCGTTGATCTCGGTGAACAACGCGTCCGTGCGCACCAACTTCTACAGCTACACCGGTGCCGCCGGCGCTCTGGTCGATGACATCGAGGACTGGCTGAGCAGCGACATCGAGGGCCCCGTCGCGCCGGTACTCATACGAGCGCGTCGAGGTGACCCCTTGAACGCGCCGGATAACACGGCGCTGGCGAGGTTCGCTGCCAGCGGTCTGCTCCGGACCGCGACCACGCGGGCTCGCCTCGAGCAGGTCGGCGAACACATCGGACCGGTCCTGGTACTTCACGAGCACCTTGTCAACAGGAAGATCGATCCGACGACACTCTCGCCAGACGCGCTGAACGCAGCTCAGGTCGCCGCAACCGCCGTCTGGGAACGGTTGGGCAAGCCAGATGAGCCCGCCCAGGCCAACCTCCGCATATTTCTGCGTGAGTTCGACCGGCTCAGTGAGCGGCTCAACGACTGGACCTGGTCGGTGCGTACGGCACCCAGGGCGTGCCTCATCACGGCGGACGCACCCGTAGCCGTCCTGCCCAGCGCCGACCTTGGCTGGCAAGGCATTCTGCCCCCAGGCTCGCCCGTGTTCATTCCGATCAGCTCACGCCAGCTCCTGATAGGTGAACCGCGGCGCCCTCTTGCCGGTGGCGACCAACTGCTCCCGGAACTCGCCAGCGTCGTGAACGCACGTCTGGCGTTCGAGGCCTACGACGCCCTGTTCGCCAGCCCAAGCGCACCTTGGCCAGACGTGCCGCCCCTATCGCCCACGCGGCCGACAATGCCGACCCCCACGGTCACCTGGTCCCGCAGCGACGGCTCCGCTGACACTACGACCTCGCCCTCCTACCCGGAGATCAACGACCCCGCCATCCGTCGACTCATCGACGACCTCGGTGGCTCTGACGACCTCGGCTCCTAG
- a CDS encoding glutathione-independent formaldehyde dehydrogenase — protein sequence MRALVYRGPKDVAVEDVPDARIERPTDALVKVTATNICGSDLHMYEGRTDVEQGKVLGHENMGQVIEVGSAVDRVKVGDWVVLPFNIGCGFCKNCESGHTGFCLTANPGSAGAAYGYADMGPYAGGQAELLRVPWADWNALVLPDDAEEKQLDYVMLSDILPTGWHGTELAAVSPGDSVVVYGAGPVGLMAALSAQVKGADQVFVVDHQPDRLALAAKLGATPVDDSQGDGVDQVLEATRGEGADKGVEAVGYQAHDASGKEEPGLTINSLIAAVRPTGRIGVVGVFVPEDPNAATDLAKKGQFAFDFGTFFFKGQAMGTGQANVKQYNRGLRNLIHAGKVHPGQIVSQEMDLDQAVEGYKNFDDRLDGWTKVVLHP from the coding sequence ATGCGCGCACTCGTGTACCGCGGACCGAAGGACGTGGCGGTCGAGGACGTCCCGGACGCCCGGATCGAGCGTCCGACCGACGCCCTGGTCAAGGTCACCGCCACGAACATCTGCGGCAGCGACCTACACATGTACGAAGGACGCACCGACGTCGAGCAGGGCAAGGTCCTCGGCCACGAGAACATGGGCCAGGTCATCGAGGTCGGCTCGGCGGTCGACCGCGTCAAGGTCGGTGACTGGGTCGTGCTGCCGTTCAACATCGGCTGCGGCTTCTGCAAGAACTGCGAGTCCGGCCACACCGGCTTCTGCCTGACGGCCAACCCGGGCAGCGCGGGCGCGGCGTACGGCTACGCCGACATGGGCCCGTACGCGGGCGGCCAGGCCGAGCTGCTGCGGGTGCCGTGGGCGGACTGGAACGCGCTCGTGCTGCCCGACGACGCGGAGGAGAAGCAGCTCGACTACGTGATGCTGTCCGACATCTTGCCGACGGGCTGGCACGGCACAGAGCTGGCCGCGGTGAGCCCAGGCGACTCGGTCGTCGTGTACGGCGCTGGCCCGGTCGGTCTGATGGCGGCCCTGTCGGCGCAGGTCAAGGGCGCCGACCAGGTGTTCGTCGTCGACCACCAGCCCGATCGGCTGGCGCTGGCCGCGAAGCTCGGGGCCACCCCGGTCGACGATTCGCAGGGCGACGGCGTCGACCAGGTTCTCGAGGCGACCCGCGGCGAGGGCGCCGACAAGGGCGTAGAGGCCGTCGGCTACCAGGCCCACGACGCCTCCGGCAAGGAGGAGCCGGGCCTGACGATCAACAGCCTCATCGCCGCCGTCCGACCGACCGGCCGGATCGGCGTGGTCGGGGTGTTCGTGCCCGAGGACCCGAACGCCGCCACCGACCTGGCGAAGAAGGGGCAGTTCGCGTTCGACTTCGGGACGTTCTTCTTCAAGGGCCAGGCGATGGGCACCGGTCAGGCGAACGTCAAGCAGTACAACCGCGGCCTGCGGAACCTCATCCACGCCGGGAAGGTCCACCCCGGCCAGATCGTGTCGCAGGAGATGGACCTCGACCAGGCCGTCGAGGGCTACAAGAACTTCGACGACCGCCTCGACGGCTGGACCAAGGTCGTCCTGCACCCCTGA